Part of the Pseudomonas abietaniphila genome is shown below.
CGCTCGATGCGTGCCTGCAGACCTTTGGCGTCGCTCAATGGAAGAATTTTCAGTCCGGCCAGATCCAGAGTCTGGCTCAGCGCCTGACGCAGATGCGGGTCGTCGTCGATCAGCACCACCTGAATCCGGCTGTCGATGGCGGTGTCCGTGGTCATGCAGATAGATCCTCTGGCGGTTGAAGACTGACCCCTGAAGCGCCGGTGCGCATACGCAGCGTTAACAGCGCACCGCCTTCGGGGTGATTGGCGAACAGCAATTCGCCACCCAGGGCGCGCATCAGGGTATCGCAGATCGCAAGGCCAAGGCCCAGCCCCTGAGTGCGGGTCTTGGTCGTGAAGAAGGGCTCGCGCGCATGCTCCAGCGCCTCACGGGAGAAGCCCGGTCCATTGTCGCGAATGTACAGATTCACGCCTTCGGCGTTGTGTTCGGCGCTGATCCACAGTTTGCGCGGCGGGCCTTTTTCGGTGAGTGCATCCAGAGCGTTCGCCAGCAAATTACCCAATACCTGGCGCAAACGCGTTTCGCCTGCCTGAACCCACAACGTGGCGTCCGGGAGGTCGCGAATCAGCTCGACTTCCATCGCCCTGCGACGCTTGGCGAGCAGGGCCAGGGCATCGTCCAGGGCCGGTTGCAGCGCAACGCTTTCCGGCGCATGGCGATCGCGCCGGGCGAATGCTCGCAGGTGCGCGATGATCGAGGCCATGCGCCCGGTCAGTTCGCTGATCAGCTTGAGATTGCCGCGTGCGTCATCGGTGCGCTGATGGTCCAGCAAGACTTCAGCGTTTTCGGCGTAGCTGCGGATGGCCGCGAGCGGCTGATTGAGTTCGTGGCTGATGCTGGCCGACATGGTGCCTAGCGCCGACAGTTTTCCGGCCTGAACCAGTTCGTCCTGCGCGCGGAACAGCTCCTGTTGCGCATGCTCGCGCTCCAGCACTTCCTGGCGCAGCCGTTGGTTCAAACCCTCCAGATCGGCTGTACGCTCGATGACCCGCATTTCCAGGTCCCGCCGTGCCTTGCCCTCGAAGTTGATACGGTCCAGGTAATGACGACGTCGCTGCATCATGATGCCCAGCAACAGCATGACCACGAGCAGTGTGGCGCCGCCAATGGCGACGACGGTGCGCACCGGGCGCGAAACCAGCACTTTGGGCGCCAGGATGCTCACGCTCCAGCCTGTTTCGTCGATGTGCTGGGTCTGGGTCAGCCAGCCATTGTCATCCAGCTGCAACGGCCGTGGATCACGGGTCGGGTAGGGCTGGATGGCGACGATCGCCTGTTTCTCTTCTTCGCTGAGCGGGCGCGTCGCGCGGAATCGCCAGTTCGGGTTGGAGGTCAGGATCACCACGCCATTGTGGTCGGT
Proteins encoded:
- a CDS encoding sensor histidine kinase, whose translation is MTSTSSLPRRPRWRSLALLALILAPLLWPLERLAEHYYRNELLSQNRQTLDLYVANLLGTLHRYETLPQILGDLPGLRATLANPQDSTAQNNANQLLKNIAQQTGAEVIYLMAPNGDTLAASNWDKRDSFVGRNFAFRPYFSNAMAGNLGRFFGLGTTSAKRGYFFAAAVREGNTVIGVLVVKVDLDLTETLWGKTPEQLLVTDHNGVVILTSNPNWRFRATRPLSEEEKQAIVAIQPYPTRDPRPLQLDDNGWLTQTQHIDETGWSVSILAPKVLVSRPVRTVVAIGGATLLVVMLLLGIMMQRRRHYLDRINFEGKARRDLEMRVIERTADLEGLNQRLRQEVLEREHAQQELFRAQDELVQAGKLSALGTMSASISHELNQPLAAIRSYAENAEVLLDHQRTDDARGNLKLISELTGRMASIIAHLRAFARRDRHAPESVALQPALDDALALLAKRRRAMEVELIRDLPDATLWVQAGETRLRQVLGNLLANALDALTEKGPPRKLWISAEHNAEGVNLYIRDNGPGFSREALEHAREPFFTTKTRTQGLGLGLAICDTLMRALGGELLFANHPEGGALLTLRMRTGASGVSLQPPEDLSA